A genomic segment from Methanolobus zinderi encodes:
- a CDS encoding methylamine methyltransferase corrinoid protein reductive activase — protein sequence MYAIALDVGTSGFRAQLIDLKTKKVVKTSMTMKHPLPGGNVTDHLDFAISIGEDVAHRIIIDAVGKMIEGFNIDTLQISKMAVCGNPIQLSLFQNSEIRDLAYAGRNMQKRLGIEEIKRDARMFKATDIFQGTLNLDNCVIIIPPAIEHEIGADALAMMVETDFLEQEEPTLVTDYGTNAEMAIKIGSRIITGSAAAGPAIEGQGIDCGMLAGPGAITDVNPEDGFWRITVLDENMETVKGHLVDPITGTIHEKSDIVPDGITGTGLISILSLAMETGIVITPPKLKYGKIELGEGIEVSEEDIKEAGKAIGAIRAAQLTLIHESGIAYEDLESMYMSGASGTYVDPVKARKIGSCPDFTKRTVQFGNTSLALARDIVTENVKLDVLIELAGHIKADHLMMATSETFKRFYACELGYWTEGMSMEMYRKLLKMSKLPELPAPIEYPIIEKRVSKDISETGSGRVEVIEDIGETLEEMAVGCIMCHKCEKECPEKAIFIKSDGNFTAEYNTLKCLGTACKRCVSVCPVHAIDYKEITIAEE from the coding sequence ATGTACGCAATTGCATTAGATGTGGGAACCAGCGGCTTTAGGGCTCAATTGATCGATCTGAAAACAAAGAAAGTCGTTAAGACTTCAATGACAATGAAACATCCGTTGCCTGGAGGAAACGTAACCGACCATCTTGACTTTGCCATATCCATCGGGGAAGATGTGGCACACAGGATCATCATAGATGCCGTCGGAAAAATGATAGAAGGTTTTAATATAGATACATTGCAGATATCAAAGATGGCGGTCTGTGGTAACCCTATACAACTCTCACTTTTCCAGAATTCGGAAATACGTGATCTGGCCTATGCAGGGAGAAACATGCAAAAGAGACTGGGCATAGAGGAAATAAAACGAGATGCCCGGATGTTCAAGGCTACGGATATATTTCAGGGAACTTTAAACCTTGATAATTGTGTGATAATCATTCCGCCTGCCATCGAGCATGAGATCGGTGCCGATGCACTTGCCATGATGGTGGAGACGGATTTTCTTGAACAGGAAGAACCAACTCTTGTAACAGACTACGGAACGAATGCTGAGATGGCTATAAAGATAGGCAGCAGGATAATCACAGGAAGCGCTGCTGCCGGACCGGCTATAGAGGGACAGGGAATAGATTGTGGTATGCTTGCCGGTCCCGGGGCCATCACGGATGTCAATCCGGAAGATGGTTTCTGGAGAATAACCGTACTTGACGAGAACATGGAAACTGTAAAAGGTCATCTTGTAGATCCGATAACCGGAACTATTCATGAAAAATCGGATATAGTGCCTGATGGTATTACAGGAACCGGTCTCATTTCCATATTGTCCCTTGCCATGGAAACAGGGATCGTAATCACCCCACCCAAGCTAAAATACGGAAAGATCGAACTGGGTGAGGGAATAGAGGTATCGGAAGAAGATATAAAAGAAGCTGGCAAGGCCATAGGTGCCATAAGGGCTGCACAACTGACCCTGATACATGAATCCGGGATCGCCTATGAAGACCTTGAAAGCATGTATATGAGCGGTGCTTCCGGAACCTATGTGGATCCTGTGAAAGCAAGGAAAATTGGCTCATGTCCGGATTTTACAAAGAGAACAGTGCAATTCGGGAACACATCCCTGGCTCTTGCAAGGGACATAGTCACTGAAAATGTGAAGCTTGACGTGCTGATCGAATTAGCAGGACATATAAAGGCAGATCATCTTATGATGGCAACCAGTGAAACCTTCAAAAGGTTCTACGCCTGTGAACTGGGATACTGGACAGAGGGTATGTCCATGGAGATGTACCGGAAACTTTTGAAGATGTCGAAATTGCCTGAACTGCCAGCACCCATCGAATATCCGATTATTGAGAAAAGGGTCAGTAAAGATATCAGTGAGACCGGTTCAGGCAGAGTTGAAGTGATAGAGGACATAGGGGAAACTCTTGAGGAGATGGCAGTTGGGTGCATAATGTGCCATAAATGCGAAAAAGAATGTCCTGAGAAAGCAATATTCATAAAATCAGACGGAAATTTCACTGCAGAGTACAATACTCTGAAATGTCTGGGGACGGCGTGCAAAAGATGTGTGAGTGTGTGTCCGGTGCATGCAATTGACTACAAGGAAATAACGATTGCGGAAGAATGA
- the mtaA gene encoding methylcobamide:CoM methyltransferase MtaA, giving the protein MYNKFQDILDGKKTGTPLVGTATTSATIDLMDVSGASRPEADRDPEKMAKLASSLHTDAKFELIRIPFDVTVIGEALGCQIDFGTKARTPSVITHPFEDNPEDVEIPGDLLERGRIPVVMEAISLLKKDPGLQVPLVAGIEGPADLASYLWGIRSFLKSTIKKPEIAKDIIEKCIDACIISANAYLRSSADAVVVADALSSPEMMGPDAFRQIVKPALIRFNKSIKGHSILHVCGETDSIIPDMLECGFSAISVEENVKDLKYVIDLAHRNNTAVIGNISTADTLYRKTPEDVRKEAFRCLDTNIDILAPGCGLAPETPLENLLAMVEARDEYVSNSEGTL; this is encoded by the coding sequence ATCTATAACAAATTTCAGGACATACTTGATGGAAAAAAAACAGGCACTCCTCTTGTGGGTACGGCCACCACATCAGCAACAATTGACCTGATGGATGTTTCCGGAGCAAGCAGACCAGAAGCTGACAGGGATCCGGAAAAAATGGCAAAACTTGCATCTTCTTTACACACGGATGCAAAGTTTGAGCTCATACGTATCCCATTTGATGTGACAGTGATCGGAGAGGCACTTGGCTGCCAGATCGATTTCGGCACAAAGGCAAGAACGCCATCGGTAATAACCCACCCATTTGAAGATAATCCTGAGGATGTTGAAATACCCGGTGATCTGCTGGAGAGGGGAAGAATACCTGTTGTGATGGAAGCAATTTCCCTTCTTAAAAAGGATCCCGGATTACAGGTGCCTTTAGTTGCAGGTATTGAAGGTCCTGCTGATCTTGCGTCTTATCTCTGGGGGATCAGATCTTTCTTAAAATCAACTATCAAGAAACCTGAAATTGCAAAGGATATAATCGAAAAATGCATCGATGCCTGTATAATTTCTGCCAACGCTTATCTTCGTTCAAGTGCAGATGCGGTTGTGGTCGCGGATGCTCTGTCCTCTCCCGAGATGATGGGACCTGACGCATTCAGGCAAATTGTAAAACCTGCACTGATCAGATTTAATAAGAGTATAAAAGGCCATAGTATCCTCCATGTATGCGGGGAAACGGATAGTATTATACCGGACATGCTTGAATGTGGTTTTAGTGCTATAAGTGTCGAAGAAAATGTGAAGGATCTCAAATATGTGATCGATCTTGCACACAGGAACAATACGGCGGTTATCGGAAATATTTCGACCGCGGACACACTTTATCGAAAGACACCGGAAGATGTAAGAAAAGAAGCCTTTAGGTGTCTGGATACAAATATCGATATACTTGCTCCCGGATGCGGTCTGGCACCTGAGACGCCATTGGAGAATCTTCTGGCTATGGTCGAGGCAAGGGACGAAT
- a CDS encoding uroporphyrinogen decarboxylase family protein has product MAEEMTSKERFINALELKEVDRAPLGYLWFGAGNAVLERMNANMKDVYYSAEGIARAQILAREMYHHDNVMSPWGCLLVEAEALGAKINIKKEGYPTIAEFPLKSAKEYENIDPIDIERSERVKTIVESIGLLKKQLGDEAFITCSLLPPFMIASQLMDGSKMFIEMMKDPDNFHALLDVLTDSCITFADMMLDAGADGAFIENGGSTSDLFSLEMAKEFGFKYSKKLYSHVQGRGAYVISHNCANHAFFELEKALEPDALNFFFGDVEALGEKYGVDCLKIHNHKHIGCSERYCFRDFKDFSDSGICLMGNINPYAFTSGRSDKIDAEVKRCMDAAPEKGFILATGCEIPLDTPQEEMKILWESMKSCLK; this is encoded by the coding sequence GTGGCTGAAGAAATGACTTCAAAGGAGCGTTTTATCAACGCCCTTGAATTAAAAGAAGTGGACAGAGCACCACTTGGGTATTTGTGGTTTGGAGCCGGTAATGCGGTACTTGAGCGGATGAATGCAAACATGAAGGATGTTTACTACTCCGCAGAGGGAATTGCAAGAGCACAAATCCTGGCACGGGAAATGTATCATCATGACAATGTAATGTCTCCATGGGGATGTTTGCTTGTGGAAGCGGAAGCCTTAGGCGCAAAAATAAACATCAAAAAAGAAGGCTATCCCACCATAGCAGAATTTCCTCTAAAGTCTGCAAAAGAATATGAGAATATCGATCCCATTGACATAGAACGCTCGGAAAGGGTAAAGACCATTGTAGAATCCATCGGCTTGCTCAAAAAGCAGCTTGGAGATGAGGCTTTTATTACCTGTTCACTCCTTCCTCCTTTCATGATCGCTTCCCAGCTAATGGATGGAAGCAAGATGTTCATTGAAATGATGAAAGATCCCGATAATTTCCATGCACTGCTTGATGTCCTTACGGATAGTTGCATAACCTTTGCAGATATGATGCTTGATGCAGGAGCAGACGGTGCATTTATCGAGAACGGTGGCAGCACTTCGGATCTTTTCAGTCTGGAAATGGCAAAGGAATTCGGGTTTAAGTACTCTAAAAAATTATATTCACATGTACAGGGCAGGGGTGCTTACGTAATTTCACATAACTGTGCAAACCATGCATTCTTTGAACTTGAAAAGGCTCTTGAACCCGATGCTTTGAATTTCTTCTTTGGAGATGTAGAAGCACTCGGAGAAAAATATGGGGTTGATTGTCTGAAGATTCACAATCATAAACACATTGGTTGCAGTGAAAGATATTGTTTCAGGGATTTCAAAGATTTCAGTGATTCCGGCATATGCCTGATGGGAAATATCAATCCTTATGCATTCACTTCAGGAAGAAGCGACAAAATCGATGCCGAAGTTAAGCGCTGCATGGATGCAGCTCCTGAGAAAGGATTTATACTAGCCACCGGGTGTGAAATTCCATTGGATACACCTCAGGAAGAGATGAAAATTCTCTGGGAATCTATGAAATCTTGTTTAAAATAG
- a CDS encoding DUF6951 family protein — protein sequence MTEVRVNSRICGFTHIVRGKRDGKKIIVDIDTPCEKIKKMSHLEVDMMDLFDIKDNLVMEKAKEARCTPTCLVPCAVMHVCCIEADFMSDTLAKETGSISIDFL from the coding sequence ATGACAGAAGTAAGAGTAAATTCCAGGATATGTGGATTCACACATATAGTCAGGGGAAAAAGAGATGGTAAAAAGATAATTGTTGACATTGATACACCATGTGAGAAAATCAAGAAAATGTCTCATCTGGAAGTCGACATGATGGATCTATTTGATATAAAAGATAATCTTGTGATGGAAAAGGCCAAAGAGGCAAGATGTACCCCCACATGCCTTGTACCCTGCGCAGTGATGCACGTTTGTTGCATAGAGGCAGATTTTATGTCGGATACCCTTGCCAAGGAAACAGGAAGTATCAGTATAGATTTCCTATAA